The following are encoded in a window of Paenibacillaceae bacterium GAS479 genomic DNA:
- a CDS encoding Ribosomal protein S18 acetylase RimI — protein MINIRSYQSSDLEFITELMTDLGYPSSIQAMETRMRSIELNPDYYTFVAIVDGFIVGMIGIRELLNYEISAHVTQISLMVIKKDYQKRGIGTALLLFIEDWARQKGSNILYLTSGIKEDRVNAHKFYKKLGFEITGYRFTKDIVLQQ, from the coding sequence ATGATAAATATCCGTTCATATCAATCGTCAGATTTAGAATTCATAACTGAGTTAATGACTGATCTAGGGTACCCTTCATCAATTCAAGCAATGGAAACAAGGATGAGATCAATTGAATTGAACCCAGATTACTATACATTCGTTGCAATTGTTGACGGTTTTATTGTTGGTATGATCGGCATTCGCGAATTATTAAATTATGAAATAAGTGCTCATGTTACTCAAATTTCTTTAATGGTTATCAAGAAGGACTATCAGAAGCGTGGAATAGGAACTGCATTACTTCTTTTCATTGAAGATTGGGCGAGGCAGAAGGGCTCTAATATTTTATATCTTACTAGTGGAATTAAAGAAGATCGAGTTAATGCACATAAATTTTATAAGAAACTTGGATTTGAGATTACAGGGTATAGATTTACTAAGGACATCGTTCTACAACAATAA